From Terriglobales bacterium:
CGGGCCGGCCACTCGAGATGCGCGAAGAGCTTTTCCGCGTAGCGCTCATGGATCCACATCAGCCGGCGATGCAACGCCCCCAGTTCCTCGCGGTCCAGGCGCTTCAAGTCCGGGTCCATGGGATTGCCGCGGATGATCTCGAAGTAGTGCCCGTCGCTTTCGGTCTCCGCCAGCATCTTCAGGCCCAGCGACACCAGTTCCTGGTAGTTCTCGGCGGTCACGCAACTCACCACGTTGCGCCGCAGCCGCCGCACGCCTTTCCATTTGCCCGCCGCCCGCTCCATGGTGGCCAGCGTCTTCTGGAAGTTGTTGGGGACGCCGCGGATGGCGTCATGGGTGTTGGCCAGCCCGTCGAGCGAGAAATTCAGGTCCACGGTCAGTTCAGGACACCGCTCCAGCACGTGGTCGATCACCTGCTCGACCTTCGCGGGCAGCAGGCCGTTGGTCGGCAGGTTGACGTGCCGCACCCCGTTGTTCCTGTAGAACAGCTCGATGATTTCCGCCAGCTCCTTGCGCAGGAAGGGCTCTCCGCCGGAGAGCCACAGCTTATGGAAGGGAGGAGCCGTCTCGCTCAGACGCGCGATCTGCTCGAAGCTGAGGTCGCGGCCCTGGTTGAGCTCGTCCCAGTAGAAGCAGGTGCGGCACAGCGAATTGCACGTAGAGGTGACGAACAGAAACAACGATTCCAGCCGCTTGGGCCGGAAGACACCCTTGGCGAACTCCAGGTAGCTCACGCCCACGAGCGGATTATAAGCGCGACGAGAACCAGCTCATTGCCTATTGCTAGAATTGTTCTCACCCGCCATGTACTC
This genomic window contains:
- a CDS encoding radical SAM protein; the protein is MGVSYLEFAKGVFRPKRLESLFLFVTSTCNSLCRTCFYWDELNQGRDLSFEQIARLSETAPPFHKLWLSGGEPFLRKELAEIIELFYRNNGVRHVNLPTNGLLPAKVEQVIDHVLERCPELTVDLNFSLDGLANTHDAIRGVPNNFQKTLATMERAAGKWKGVRRLRRNVVSCVTAENYQELVSLGLKMLAETESDGHYFEIIRGNPMDPDLKRLDREELGALHRRLMWIHERYAEKLFAHLEWPARQFAKLYYLGHVRFHFDLHQRNHYGQQPWPMPCTAGQTTMVIDHDGHFRSCELRAKLGRVQDFDCNLGAALESDAMRRDVEAVPGDQCWCTHSCWIHSSAKFSPKVQLFHIPWAYLKHRWQRLPETEIAELERFRVSDAPAA